In the genome of Criblamydia sequanensis CRIB-18, one region contains:
- a CDS encoding hydroxyacylglutathione hydrolase family protein yields MLDLVFEQVTTNGDRNFGYLIGDRNAREALIVDPSFRPEYLVRRAEVQDLKVKLILNTHGHPDHTSGNLVAKRLTGAKVAIFEDSLVPHDLGLKEGDAFKFGQFSVKVLYTPGHAPDHVVFYFPELEAAITGDHLFVGKIGGTVTLEESKQQYDALRRLVDDLPLSTTIWPGHDFGARPSSTLSLELKSNPFLQATSFEEFLEVKENWREIKNKNALL; encoded by the coding sequence ATGCTTGATTTAGTTTTTGAACAAGTTACGACAAACGGTGATCGTAATTTTGGGTATTTAATAGGCGATCGTAATGCGAGGGAAGCTCTTATTGTGGACCCTTCTTTTAGACCCGAATATTTAGTTAGGAGAGCTGAGGTTCAAGATTTAAAAGTTAAGCTTATTCTAAATACCCATGGCCACCCCGATCATACGTCGGGTAACCTAGTCGCAAAAAGGTTGACAGGCGCAAAAGTTGCAATTTTTGAAGATTCTCTTGTTCCTCATGATCTTGGATTAAAAGAAGGCGATGCCTTTAAATTCGGACAATTTTCAGTAAAAGTTCTCTATACTCCTGGGCATGCTCCGGATCACGTGGTCTTTTATTTTCCGGAACTTGAAGCGGCGATTACGGGCGATCATCTTTTTGTTGGCAAGATTGGCGGGACTGTAACTCTTGAAGAGAGTAAGCAGCAGTATGATGCCCTAAGAAGATTAGTTGATGATCTTCCCCTGTCCACTACTATTTGGCCAGGTCATGACTTTGGGGCGAGGCCCTCATCCACCCTCTCCCTCGAATTAAAATCAAACCCCTTCCTCCAAGCTACTTCTTTCGAAGAATTTCTAGAAGTCAAAGAGAATTGGAGGGAAATAAAAAACAAAAACGCTCTTTTATAG
- a CDS encoding glutathione S-transferase family protein yields MTKKVIKTLFTFLMISASPLLAKEVAKPTPSVVYGVKVSPYVRKVEAALKYKNLPYEIKEVLPTKLSAALKMDSSPDFLEASPLGKIPALRQGNFTVSDSAVIIAYLEKTAPQKSLYPKEAKKYAKALWFEKYADTTMSEVIHQKIFVELFVKPNVLKVAPDQVLVDSTVANELSEVLHYLEKEVSKSKGKFLIDNEFSIADIAVATHLKSLDLVKLQIDWKKYPALFAYKNRIFTETVFKDL; encoded by the coding sequence ATGACAAAGAAAGTAATTAAAACACTCTTCACCTTTTTAATGATAAGCGCTTCACCCTTATTGGCTAAAGAAGTTGCAAAACCAACGCCTTCAGTTGTTTATGGAGTTAAGGTTTCCCCTTACGTAAGAAAAGTAGAAGCGGCTCTAAAATACAAAAATCTCCCCTACGAGATCAAAGAAGTGTTGCCGACCAAACTTTCCGCTGCCCTTAAAATGGACTCATCCCCTGATTTTCTGGAAGCGAGTCCTTTAGGCAAGATTCCGGCTTTAAGACAAGGCAACTTCACAGTGTCAGATTCCGCTGTTATTATTGCCTATTTAGAAAAAACTGCGCCTCAAAAAAGTCTTTATCCAAAAGAGGCTAAAAAATATGCCAAAGCCCTATGGTTTGAAAAATATGCCGATACAACGATGTCTGAGGTCATCCACCAAAAGATTTTTGTTGAGCTTTTTGTAAAACCGAATGTTTTAAAAGTTGCGCCAGACCAAGTCTTAGTAGATAGCACAGTTGCCAATGAACTTTCCGAGGTTCTTCATTATCTTGAGAAAGAAGTTTCAAAATCTAAAGGAAAATTTCTTATTGATAATGAATTTTCTATCGCGGATATTGCTGTGGCCACTCACCTAAAAAGCTTAGATCTTGTGAAACTCCAAATTGATTGGAAAAAGTACCCGGCCTTATTTGCCTACAAGAATAGAATTTTTACAGAAACTGTTTTTAAAGACTTATAA
- a CDS encoding TetR/AcrR family transcriptional regulator: MKTNTYDQILDEAIRLLKEKGAQGFSYQDLSEAVGIKKASIHYHFPHKEDLLLAIISTQHLNLESYLRLGSSLNPKEKVKYLALLYRKVLEENTNYICPCGMLAAEWSTLTEKIKEALQRFFDLQRIWLGDGAHSESIVASLQGLLLMARLNHNPLEFFDRQIQLID, from the coding sequence ATGAAAACAAATACTTATGATCAAATATTAGATGAGGCCATTAGGCTCCTTAAAGAAAAAGGGGCTCAAGGGTTTAGTTACCAAGATTTATCAGAGGCAGTAGGCATAAAGAAAGCAAGCATACACTACCATTTTCCTCACAAGGAAGATCTTTTGCTGGCTATTATTTCGACCCAGCACCTGAACCTTGAGTCCTACCTTAGGCTTGGGAGTTCTTTAAACCCTAAAGAAAAAGTAAAGTACCTCGCTCTGCTTTACCGCAAGGTTTTAGAGGAAAATACAAATTATATTTGCCCTTGTGGAATGTTAGCGGCTGAATGGTCTACGCTTACAGAAAAAATAAAAGAAGCTTTGCAAAGATTTTTTGACCTTCAAAGAATATGGCTTGGCGATGGAGCACATTCTGAGTCAATTGTCGCAAGTTTGCAAGGACTCCTCTTAATGGCGAGATTGAACCACAATCCCCTAGAATTTTTCGATCGTCAAATACAATTAATTGACTAA
- a CDS encoding AMP-dependent synthetase/ligase, whose amino-acid sequence MDPIHSIAEAYKYVREHHDNPKALAMQTDTGWDVMSTKEVLDEIKYMTLGIKKLGIKKGDMVGILANSSPRWSIVDVAIMLAGAVSVPLFANISNENFIFEVEQTGLRTLFISGKEPWEMYGNHKESFESVVTLYDEEGQGGTLRYNEILEQGKALDQQNPDLFEKVLNEVKPDDLATIVYTSGSTGIPKGVMLTHFNLIGLGHIDPFSWDKEKDLYLSILPLAHIFGRSLNFCMMLWGVSVYYIKDIKTVGNVCREIHPTIIVLVPRLLEKIYAKMLANVQGAGFLKRALGQWAFDLANNEKDESLYKQLLHPLADKIVYSALREALGGNLRVIISGGAALNPHLYHFFKDIGLPLYEGWGLTEASTVGANLPGKVKIGTVGPAFPGIKIKISDEGEILVKGPIVMKGYYKNKEATDRALDSDGWLHTGDKGKLDEDGYLTIIGRMKELYKMSTGKFIAPVPIEQKLMKAPLIDMAMVVAEGRNFASCLLFPDLDVLHSLKKANQMENKTDEEFVQSDFVKKEMDNLIEELNKHLNHWEEIHRYSFVLTHLTIEGGELTPTMKIRREVVSQKYRDLIEGMYEAKEVEAGE is encoded by the coding sequence ATGGATCCGATTCATTCTATTGCAGAAGCTTACAAATATGTTAGAGAACATCACGATAATCCGAAAGCGTTAGCTATGCAAACGGATACCGGTTGGGACGTAATGAGCACCAAGGAAGTGCTAGATGAAATTAAATATATGACCCTTGGTATAAAAAAGTTAGGGATCAAAAAAGGAGACATGGTGGGGATTCTTGCCAACTCATCTCCTAGATGGTCGATTGTCGATGTGGCTATCATGTTAGCCGGCGCTGTTTCAGTTCCCTTATTTGCCAATATCTCCAATGAAAATTTTATCTTTGAAGTAGAGCAAACAGGCCTTCGCACCCTTTTTATTTCAGGCAAAGAGCCGTGGGAGATGTATGGCAACCACAAGGAATCTTTTGAGTCGGTGGTCACCCTCTATGATGAAGAAGGCCAGGGAGGAACTCTTCGTTATAATGAAATTTTAGAACAAGGGAAAGCGTTAGACCAGCAAAATCCCGACCTATTTGAAAAAGTGTTAAACGAAGTCAAGCCGGACGATTTAGCGACGATTGTTTATACAAGCGGATCTACAGGCATTCCAAAAGGCGTCATGCTCACCCATTTTAATTTAATTGGACTCGGTCACATTGACCCTTTTAGCTGGGACAAGGAAAAAGATCTCTATTTAAGCATTTTGCCCCTTGCCCATATTTTCGGAAGGTCTCTTAATTTTTGCATGATGCTTTGGGGTGTAAGTGTTTATTACATCAAAGATATAAAAACAGTCGGCAACGTTTGCCGGGAAATACATCCGACAATCATTGTTTTAGTTCCAAGGCTTCTTGAAAAAATCTACGCAAAAATGCTTGCCAATGTGCAAGGAGCCGGCTTTTTAAAAAGAGCCCTTGGTCAATGGGCTTTTGATCTTGCCAATAATGAAAAAGATGAAAGCTTGTATAAGCAGCTTCTTCATCCGCTCGCGGATAAAATCGTCTACTCGGCCCTAAGAGAAGCTTTAGGGGGAAATTTACGCGTCATCATTTCAGGTGGCGCTGCTTTAAATCCTCATTTATACCATTTTTTCAAAGATATTGGTTTACCTCTGTATGAAGGCTGGGGACTGACAGAAGCTTCCACAGTCGGTGCCAACCTTCCCGGCAAAGTAAAGATTGGAACCGTTGGCCCGGCTTTTCCCGGCATCAAAATAAAAATAAGCGACGAAGGGGAAATTCTTGTTAAAGGCCCGATTGTGATGAAGGGTTATTATAAAAATAAGGAAGCCACTGATAGAGCGCTCGATTCTGATGGATGGCTCCATACAGGCGATAAAGGAAAGCTTGATGAAGACGGCTATTTAACTATTATCGGGAGAATGAAAGAGCTTTACAAAATGTCAACCGGCAAATTCATAGCGCCTGTTCCAATTGAGCAGAAATTGATGAAGGCCCCCCTTATCGATATGGCTATGGTTGTAGCCGAAGGGAGAAACTTTGCTTCTTGTCTTCTTTTTCCTGATTTAGATGTGCTCCATTCCTTAAAAAAAGCCAATCAGATGGAAAATAAGACCGACGAAGAATTTGTACAATCAGATTTTGTAAAAAAAGAAATGGATAACCTCATTGAGGAGCTTAACAAGCATCTAAATCATTGGGAAGAGATCCATCGCTACAGCTTCGTATTGACGCACCTAACGATTGAAGGCGGGGAATTAACCCCTACTATGAAAATCAGAAGGGAGGTAGTCTCGCAAAAATATCGGGATTTAATCGAAGGGATGTATGAAGCTAAAGAAGTAGAAGCTGGAGAATAA
- a CDS encoding thiolase family protein, translating into MALKKRIAIVDGIRTPFIKANGILKAMEADDLGAYAVKELIARTNINPNEVDELIFGNVLQPPHATNIARVISVKGGLPVSVPAFTVNRNCSSGMEAVVAAANKIELDQADVIIAGGVESMSNFPILVSKAMKEWLMNLSKAKSFWAKLKMLGQLRAAHFKPDIPKISDPLCGLTMGDTAEILSKDFKVTRKEQDLFAFKSQEKAAAARRSGVLAEEIVPIPMPTKYETMIEQDDGIRDDQKLSDLEKLKPVFNTISGTVTAGTSSPITDGAVALLLMSEEKCKELGYKPLGYILDYSWAALDPSRMGLGPAYAISKILDSSGLNLDQIDLIEINEAFASQVLAVQKALASDEFAKKELGKNKAIGTLDMEKLNVNGGALAIGHPLGASGARLILTILKELKRRNKKIGLASLCVGGGQGEAIIVEAAS; encoded by the coding sequence ATGGCATTAAAGAAAAGAATTGCAATCGTTGACGGGATTAGAACTCCATTTATTAAAGCGAATGGGATCCTGAAAGCTATGGAAGCGGATGATCTTGGCGCCTACGCTGTAAAAGAGTTAATCGCAAGAACAAATATTAATCCGAATGAGGTCGATGAATTGATTTTTGGCAATGTGCTCCAACCGCCTCATGCCACCAATATAGCGCGGGTAATTTCTGTAAAAGGGGGCTTGCCGGTAAGCGTACCTGCTTTTACGGTTAATCGAAATTGCTCTTCCGGAATGGAAGCTGTGGTTGCAGCCGCAAATAAAATAGAGCTTGATCAAGCCGATGTCATTATTGCAGGCGGAGTTGAGTCTATGAGCAACTTTCCGATTCTTGTTAGTAAAGCCATGAAGGAATGGCTTATGAACCTCTCTAAAGCTAAAAGTTTTTGGGCTAAACTTAAAATGCTCGGACAACTAAGAGCCGCACACTTTAAGCCGGACATCCCTAAAATTTCAGACCCGCTTTGCGGATTGACGATGGGAGATACTGCCGAGATTCTTTCAAAGGATTTTAAAGTTACAAGAAAAGAGCAAGATCTATTTGCTTTTAAAAGCCAGGAAAAGGCTGCGGCTGCAAGAAGATCGGGCGTTCTAGCAGAAGAAATCGTTCCCATCCCTATGCCCACAAAATATGAAACCATGATTGAGCAAGATGATGGCATAAGGGATGATCAAAAATTATCAGACCTTGAAAAGCTAAAACCTGTCTTTAACACGATTTCCGGCACCGTCACAGCCGGCACCTCAAGCCCAATCACGGATGGTGCTGTCGCCCTTCTTTTAATGAGTGAAGAAAAATGTAAGGAATTAGGGTATAAGCCTCTTGGGTATATTCTAGATTATTCCTGGGCAGCTCTTGATCCAAGCCGCATGGGGCTTGGACCGGCTTACGCCATTTCCAAAATATTGGATTCGAGCGGCCTTAATCTTGATCAAATTGATTTAATCGAAATCAATGAAGCTTTCGCATCTCAAGTATTAGCCGTTCAAAAAGCTTTAGCCTCAGATGAGTTTGCCAAGAAAGAACTTGGCAAAAATAAAGCCATTGGGACACTTGATATGGAAAAGTTAAATGTCAATGGCGGCGCTCTAGCAATTGGCCATCCGCTTGGCGCATCAGGTGCAAGGCTTATTTTAACGATTTTAAAAGAATTAAAAAGACGAAATAAAAAAATTGGACTTGCTTCACTCTGTGTTGGCGGTGGACAAGGGGAAGCCATAATAGTGGAGGCAGCGTCATGA
- a CDS encoding 3-hydroxyacyl-CoA dehydrogenase NAD-binding domain-containing protein — protein MTEYFKYKEEEGIGTLIFDYPGEKINKISPDVLDDLEQKLDALSTKPIKALAITSAKEDIFIAGADIKIFEKAFENPAIAEKLIDRGHAVFRKLASMPIPTVAAINGVCLGGGTELALACKFRVASDSPKVQIGTPEVNLGIFPGWGGTQRLPRLIGLEEGTNLILTGKSVDAKKAFKLKLVDAVLPKEFFKEELQKFMVSIESKEKQKELIDKRKKSGLKKLLLEDNPLGRSLFFYMANKKLQETTKGHYKAPELALDVIKRTYALPLDEGLKEEVAVFKRGLQKDFSNSKNLINLFFASEEIKKNPGMDLPKEVPKINRAAVIGAGTMGAKIAYLLTSKDIPVRLKDLNWNLLGKGYGTVFEIYQILVKKRKFTKEQADRKFQLLSATKDYSGFKQADLVIEAAVENLEIKNKIFSELEAILSEDAIIATNTSSLVIDSMAKTLKHPERFIGMHFFNPPDRMPLVEIIPGSKTSKETIARVVNLCKTLGKTAVVVKDVPGFLVNRVFATAANEASWLLEEGIDMETLDKKMTSFGMPMGPFVLADEVGNDIVYKVFNVIENAYGERMKQPEIMKLMVDNQYLGKKNGKGFYLWKGERKGEKNPGIKRLLSKTQKPKTTLDPSDAEERILFSMINEASRCLGESVAASPTYIDLALVYGTGFPPFRGGLLRYADERGIPYIVERLKVFEKKYGSRFAPSQVLLEKASKKEKFYS, from the coding sequence ATGACAGAATACTTCAAATACAAAGAAGAAGAGGGAATAGGGACCCTTATTTTTGATTACCCGGGTGAAAAGATAAATAAAATATCTCCGGATGTTTTAGATGATCTCGAGCAAAAACTTGACGCCCTTTCGACCAAACCCATTAAAGCCCTTGCGATCACAAGCGCAAAAGAAGATATTTTTATAGCAGGCGCTGATATTAAAATTTTTGAAAAAGCGTTTGAAAACCCGGCCATTGCAGAAAAATTAATTGATCGGGGCCACGCTGTTTTTAGAAAATTAGCTTCTATGCCCATTCCAACTGTTGCCGCCATTAACGGTGTTTGTCTTGGCGGGGGAACAGAGCTTGCTTTAGCTTGCAAATTTAGGGTCGCTTCCGACAGTCCCAAAGTTCAAATAGGAACGCCGGAAGTTAATTTAGGCATTTTTCCCGGTTGGGGCGGAACCCAAAGGCTGCCAAGGTTAATCGGTCTTGAAGAAGGAACAAACCTCATATTAACCGGAAAGTCTGTCGATGCCAAAAAAGCTTTTAAGCTAAAACTTGTGGATGCCGTTTTACCAAAAGAGTTCTTCAAAGAAGAGCTTCAAAAATTCATGGTATCAATAGAAAGTAAAGAGAAGCAAAAAGAGTTAATAGACAAAAGAAAAAAGAGCGGTCTTAAAAAGCTTCTCTTAGAAGACAATCCGCTTGGCCGAAGTTTATTTTTTTACATGGCTAATAAAAAGCTTCAGGAAACCACTAAAGGCCACTATAAAGCCCCGGAACTTGCCTTAGATGTCATTAAAAGAACCTACGCTTTGCCATTAGATGAAGGGCTTAAAGAGGAAGTCGCTGTCTTTAAAAGGGGGCTCCAAAAAGATTTTTCCAATTCAAAGAACTTAATCAACCTCTTTTTTGCAAGCGAAGAAATTAAAAAAAATCCCGGTATGGATCTGCCAAAAGAAGTTCCCAAAATTAATAGAGCAGCAGTCATTGGGGCCGGCACTATGGGAGCTAAGATTGCTTATCTTCTGACGAGCAAAGATATTCCTGTAAGGCTCAAAGATTTAAATTGGAACTTACTTGGAAAAGGGTATGGAACGGTTTTTGAAATCTATCAAATCCTTGTAAAGAAAAGAAAATTTACAAAAGAACAGGCGGACCGTAAATTTCAGCTTCTTTCAGCTACAAAAGATTATTCAGGGTTTAAACAAGCCGATCTTGTGATTGAAGCGGCGGTTGAAAATCTTGAGATTAAGAATAAAATTTTTAGCGAGCTTGAAGCGATTCTTTCAGAGGATGCCATTATTGCGACGAACACCTCTTCCCTTGTGATCGATAGCATGGCTAAAACTTTAAAACACCCTGAGCGTTTTATCGGCATGCACTTTTTCAATCCACCGGATAGAATGCCTTTAGTTGAAATTATCCCGGGGTCTAAAACATCAAAAGAGACTATAGCTCGAGTTGTTAATCTTTGCAAAACACTTGGAAAGACAGCCGTCGTTGTTAAAGATGTTCCGGGTTTCTTAGTCAACCGGGTTTTTGCAACAGCTGCCAATGAAGCTAGTTGGTTATTGGAAGAGGGGATCGATATGGAAACTCTTGACAAAAAGATGACTTCTTTTGGGATGCCCATGGGTCCTTTTGTTTTAGCTGATGAAGTCGGGAATGACATTGTCTATAAGGTATTCAATGTGATTGAAAACGCTTATGGCGAACGAATGAAACAGCCTGAAATTATGAAACTTATGGTAGATAATCAATATCTAGGCAAAAAAAATGGGAAAGGTTTTTATCTTTGGAAGGGTGAGAGGAAGGGAGAGAAAAATCCCGGAATAAAAAGGCTTCTTTCAAAAACTCAAAAGCCAAAGACGACACTTGATCCAAGCGATGCGGAAGAGAGAATTCTTTTTTCCATGATCAATGAAGCTTCTAGATGCCTTGGTGAATCGGTGGCTGCAAGCCCGACTTATATTGATTTAGCTTTAGTATATGGCACGGGATTTCCCCCCTTTAGAGGAGGCCTTTTGCGTTATGCCGATGAAAGGGGAATTCCTTATATTGTAGAGCGCTTAAAAGTTTTTGAAAAAAAGTATGGCTCAAGATTTGCCCCAAGCCAAGTATTGCTTGAAAAAGCATCGAAAAAAGAGAAATTTTATAGCTAA
- a CDS encoding hotdog fold thioesterase, translating to MSIWKTPFTLESINKMNENTMVDYLGIQISEKGDDFLAATMPVDHRTKQVFGIMHGGASAALAETVGSLAANFAVDLDHFYCVGLDINTSHIKMAKEGFVKAIARPVHLGKSTHVWQVMAFNEQDELVSLSRLTMAVLEKKKSK from the coding sequence ATGAGCATTTGGAAAACTCCCTTTACACTTGAGTCCATCAATAAAATGAATGAGAATACCATGGTAGACTATCTAGGGATTCAAATTTCTGAAAAAGGCGATGATTTTCTTGCGGCTACAATGCCGGTGGACCATAGAACGAAACAAGTGTTTGGCATCATGCATGGCGGAGCATCGGCCGCTCTTGCTGAAACTGTCGGAAGTTTGGCTGCCAATTTCGCTGTTGATTTGGATCATTTTTATTGTGTCGGGCTAGATATTAATACGAGCCACATAAAAATGGCGAAAGAAGGGTTTGTGAAAGCAATCGCAAGGCCTGTTCATCTCGGCAAATCCACTCACGTTTGGCAAGTCATGGCTTTTAATGAGCAGGATGAGCTTGTTTCCTTAAGCCGTTTGACGATGGCGGTCTTGGAAAAAAAGAAAAGCAAATAA
- a CDS encoding ankyrin repeat domain-containing protein, whose product MQSLHSNSVNKFLSLATLESQEIIPLIHEIAVKEPGVLLLDRIAKIGRRFTIVPSEETVTFCNLNLIKIETDRPYFYVARIDGEKFFVEAPRYVRLVHEFIHLMHAYEDSEAEKRRGERHTDDGTDNEEERLTIFGINNEEIDLCSENSFLALEGLPLRIDHDGPASQPPTLIDVIKVGALGSLKEILKDDPSKINFASYCHTAQATVSLLSAAAYHNQIEVIDFLLENGVDIHTADEIGGPIIAALKNDHKELALSLIQRGLDTTLRDSQGMSALDLLNSRPTARFDTRSKPIIKLLLES is encoded by the coding sequence ATGCAATCTTTACATTCAAATTCCGTAAATAAGTTTCTTTCTCTCGCAACGCTTGAGTCGCAAGAAATTATTCCCTTGATTCATGAAATTGCGGTCAAGGAGCCCGGGGTTCTTCTTTTAGACCGTATTGCAAAAATCGGGCGTCGATTTACCATTGTTCCCTCAGAAGAAACGGTAACCTTCTGCAATCTAAATCTAATAAAAATTGAAACGGATCGTCCTTATTTTTATGTTGCCCGGATAGATGGAGAGAAATTTTTTGTTGAGGCTCCAAGGTATGTTCGTTTAGTCCATGAATTCATTCACCTTATGCATGCCTATGAAGATTCAGAAGCTGAAAAGAGAAGGGGGGAGCGCCATACAGACGATGGGACCGATAATGAAGAGGAGCGTTTAACCATTTTTGGGATAAATAATGAGGAGATTGATCTTTGTTCTGAAAATAGTTTCCTTGCGCTAGAAGGCCTGCCTTTAAGGATAGACCATGATGGGCCGGCAAGTCAGCCTCCTACGCTTATTGATGTTATAAAAGTCGGAGCTCTTGGCAGCTTAAAAGAAATCTTGAAAGATGATCCATCAAAAATCAATTTTGCAAGTTATTGCCATACTGCTCAAGCCACCGTTTCTCTTCTTAGTGCAGCGGCCTATCATAACCAAATTGAAGTCATTGATTTCTTGCTTGAAAATGGGGTAGACATTCATACGGCCGATGAAATCGGAGGACCGATAATTGCCGCGTTAAAAAATGATCATAAAGAGCTAGCCCTTTCATTAATTCAAAGAGGACTAGACACAACCCTTAGAGACAGCCAGGGAATGTCTGCGCTGGATCTATTAAATTCAAGACCGACAGCTCGTTTTGATACACGAAGCAAACCCATTATAAAGCTGCTTTTAGAGTCTTAA
- a CDS encoding anion permease, producing MVKKVMPFFLTFAVGFLIWLLPIPEGITEQSWHLFAIFVATIFGVVARPLPMGGVAFMALAALIWTKTLPFDVAFSGFSNESVWLIVFAYFVARAFIKTGLGTRLSFVFMQLMGKRTIGLGYGILTTDLVLAPAIPSNTARTGGLILPIVESLSEIFESKPKDPSSRKMGAYLSQVAIQASCVTSAMFLTAMSANPLIADIAGDMGIPITWGSWALAAIVPGAICLLAIPLLVYWLIPPEIKFSPGAPALAKARLKAIGPISTKEWILLFTFFLLLILWMSAAKIGVKPTTSALTGLVILLCTGVLSWDDVKKEHQAWETLIWFATLLTMATQLGKLGFTSWLSDSLVQRVVGYDWKYGFAFLSIAYFYAHYFFASNLAHVSAMYATFLSVSIILGTPPHFAAYTLGFFSSLFGALTQYTSGPSALLFGAGYVDTPAWWRAGLALSIFNIIVWLFIGGLWWKFLGLW from the coding sequence ATGGTTAAAAAAGTTATGCCCTTCTTTTTAACTTTTGCGGTAGGATTCCTTATTTGGCTTCTTCCGATACCGGAAGGCATAACAGAACAAAGCTGGCATCTTTTTGCCATTTTTGTCGCGACCATATTTGGTGTCGTCGCAAGGCCTCTTCCTATGGGAGGGGTAGCTTTTATGGCGCTTGCGGCTCTTATTTGGACTAAGACTCTTCCTTTTGATGTCGCTTTCTCAGGCTTTAGTAATGAATCCGTCTGGCTAATTGTTTTTGCCTACTTTGTCGCAAGGGCCTTTATTAAAACAGGCCTTGGAACAAGATTAAGCTTTGTTTTTATGCAGCTAATGGGAAAAAGAACGATTGGACTAGGTTATGGGATATTAACCACCGATCTTGTCTTAGCGCCTGCAATTCCGAGTAACACTGCAAGGACAGGCGGCCTTATTTTGCCAATTGTCGAATCTCTTTCCGAGATTTTTGAAAGCAAGCCTAAGGATCCGTCTTCAAGAAAAATGGGCGCTTATCTCTCTCAAGTAGCTATTCAGGCCTCTTGTGTGACAAGCGCTATGTTTCTAACGGCTATGTCAGCGAACCCACTTATTGCAGATATTGCAGGAGATATGGGGATTCCAATCACTTGGGGCAGCTGGGCTCTTGCCGCCATTGTCCCAGGGGCCATTTGTCTTTTAGCCATACCCCTTCTTGTTTACTGGCTTATCCCGCCTGAAATAAAGTTTTCTCCGGGAGCTCCGGCTCTTGCAAAAGCTCGCCTTAAAGCTATTGGACCTATCTCTACTAAGGAATGGATTCTTCTTTTTACCTTTTTTCTTCTTCTTATTCTTTGGATGTCCGCTGCAAAAATTGGGGTCAAACCGACCACTTCAGCCTTAACAGGACTTGTTATTCTCTTATGTACCGGCGTTTTAAGTTGGGATGATGTGAAAAAAGAGCATCAAGCCTGGGAAACACTCATTTGGTTTGCAACTTTGTTAACTATGGCGACACAGCTTGGCAAACTTGGATTCACATCCTGGCTAAGCGATTCATTAGTTCAAAGAGTGGTGGGGTATGACTGGAAATATGGGTTCGCCTTTTTATCTATTGCCTACTTCTACGCCCATTATTTTTTCGCAAGTAATTTAGCTCATGTCAGCGCTATGTACGCAACTTTTTTAAGCGTATCGATTATCTTAGGCACGCCCCCTCATTTTGCAGCCTACACCCTTGGTTTTTTTAGCAGTCTTTTTGGCGCTTTAACTCAGTACACCTCCGGCCCTTCGGCGCTTCTTTTTGGAGCCGGTTATGTAGACACGCCAGCTTGGTGGAGAGCAGGTCTTGCGTTAAGCATTTTCAATATTATTGTATGGCTATTTATTGGCGGCCTTTGGTGGAAATTCTTAGGCCTTTGGTAG
- a CDS encoding ABC transporter ATP-binding protein: METTPLLEAKEISKTFFRPKKFSIFNSLNLKVYPNDSIAIIGRSGEGKSTLLHILGTLEKPTKGSLYFNGEKLNFFNASRIRRTQISFVFQSYHLLDDYSVLDNVLMPAKILRKNFSKGSPVYNRAFELLELVGLKERAFFYPKLLSGGEKQRVAIARSFCNDPDLILADEPSGNLDLETAKTIHNLLIDYSKRPNKALIVVTHHPELASLCGKKLFLEKGQLQPSHE; the protein is encoded by the coding sequence ATGGAAACCACACCGCTTCTAGAAGCTAAAGAAATTTCCAAAACTTTTTTTAGGCCTAAAAAATTTTCAATTTTTAATTCCCTTAATTTAAAAGTTTATCCTAACGACAGCATTGCTATCATTGGAAGATCAGGCGAAGGAAAAAGCACACTTTTGCATATTCTTGGAACGCTTGAAAAACCAACCAAAGGGTCGCTTTATTTTAATGGAGAAAAGCTTAATTTTTTTAATGCTTCAAGAATTAGAAGAACTCAAATCTCTTTTGTTTTTCAATCCTATCACCTTTTAGATGATTATTCAGTTCTTGATAATGTCCTTATGCCGGCAAAAATTTTAAGAAAAAACTTTTCGAAAGGGTCGCCTGTTTATAATAGAGCCTTTGAGCTTCTTGAACTTGTCGGTTTAAAAGAAAGAGCGTTTTTTTATCCAAAACTTCTTTCAGGCGGAGAAAAGCAAAGAGTGGCTATAGCAAGAAGCTTTTGCAATGATCCGGATCTTATTTTAGCTGATGAACCTTCCGGAAATCTGGATCTTGAAACAGCTAAAACGATTCACAATCTTCTTATTGATTATTCTAAAAGGCCGAATAAGGCTTTAATTGTAGTCACGCATCATCCGGAACTTGCTTCTCTTTGTGGAAAAAAATTATTTCTGGAAAAAGGTCAATTGCAACCTTCGCATGAATAA